The Desulfurispora thermophila DSM 16022 nucleotide sequence GGGTATGTTTATGAGCTTTACCCGGTGCCACAGGGTCAGGACGGGCCCGGTGTGAACAGTGAGGTGTACAGCGCGGTGCTCTGGCTGACCGGGCATTCTCTGGGTAGCGCGGAAAGGGAAGGGCAAGGTTTACCTCCCGTGCCCAACCTTACAGATAACGATCTGGCAAGCCTGCAGTATTATCTGGATTCAGGAGGCAGGTTGTTGCTCTGTGGTCGTGATGCGGGTTTGTTAATTGAGCACAGTAACTTTTACCTGAATTATTTAAAAGCCGATTTTGTGCGGGAGTGTGGGCCAGGTGAGGCGGTAAGCGCTGTTTCGGGTGTGGAATGGCCATACACAGGGGAATCCTGGAGTGTGCTGGATGGCACGTATTTTACCGATGTGCTGCGGCCGCGCCAGGGTGCCCGCGTGGTGCTAAATGCTTTGTCCTGGCCCTGGTGGCAGGAGGATAGCCCCTATGCCAGCTGGGATGGCACTTCCATGGCCACACCTTTGGTGAGTGCGGCGGCCGGGTTGCTTTTCTCTGTTCTGGATGTGCAACCGGACCGGGCCATTGCTATGCTGGCGGATACAGTGCGGCCTTTGGGTTCTCTGGCCGGCAAGGTGAGAAGCGGCGGCACGCTGAATGCGGCGGCACTGTTAGAAGCCGCTAAAGCTGAAAACCTGTTACTTACGCCGCAGCCGGCAGATCAAGCGGTTGATGTTTCCACTACTACGGCAGTTACTATCCGCAGCAATAAGCTAATCAGTAAATTGGATGATAGGCAAATAACAGTATATCACAACAGTGTACCGGTAAATGGCTGGACGGTAAGCCTGGATGATACGGGCAGGATTGTTGCCTTCAACAACCTTGTACTGACAAAAGGTGGCCGTTATGAAATTAAGCTGGCCCAGGGGGCGGTAATAGATTTTGCCGGCCAGGCCAATGGGGTTTGCAGTTTTTCTTTCCGCACAGAGGATGCTATTGTTTCCGGTGGCGGCAGCAGTAGCGGTGGGGGTGCAGTAACTATCTCCCAGGAAGTTATCGCATCAAATGCCGTGCAAGTGCAGATCAATGGTGCCGCGCAGCAGGAGTCTCTGCTGGATGGGAAATTGGTAATGTTTATTCCGGAGGGAGCAATGTCCCGGGGCACCGTTGTAACAGTGCAGCAGGTGGCTGGAACAATTGCCACACCGGCCGGTTGTAAGGCCGTGAGTCCGGTTTTTGAGCTGGAAAGTAGCCAGCCGCTGGCCAAACCGGTGCGGGTTTCCTTTAAAATTATGTCCAGGGAATTGCCGGGAGAGGATTTGCGTGCCTGCCTGGTTTACAGGTTGAGTGGGAATGGCGTTTGGTTGCCCGTAGGTGGGCGCTATGACCGGCAGAACAGTGCTGTGGTGGTGGAGCTCAAATCTTTTTCCCGGTATGCGGTGTTTGTAAAAGAATTAAACTTTAACGATACGGTGGGACAATGGGCGGAAAAAGCGGTGCGCTTGCTGGCCGCCCGCGGCGTGGTGGAAGGGGTGGCCCCCGGTTTGTTTGCGCCCGAGCGGCCGGTGACACGGGCGGAAATGGTTGTTTTGCTTGAAAGGCTTATGGGTCTGTCTCCGGTGGCTGCCGGAGAGGTACAGTTCAAAGATGTCCGACCGGAGGACTGGTTCTCCGGTGCGGTGGGGGCGGCTGTAAAAGCCGGTTATTGTACGGGTTATCCGGACGGCAGTTTCCGGCCCGATGCCGGCATTACGAGACAGGAACTGGCAGTGTTGCTGCAAAGGCTGGCCGGTTTTCCGCAGGCCCCATCCGGGCTGCCCTTTGCCGATAGCAATAATGTTCCCAACTGGGCCCGCGGTGCGGTGGGGTCGGTTTACATGGGAGGTTTGATGCATGGCCTGCCCGGGAACAAATTTGCCCCGGCCGAGTTGGTGACGCGTGCTCAGGCCGCGGTAGCCCTGCTGCGCCTGGCCGAGGCTCTGGGCCTGTTTGAGGAAACTGTTACTCTTTCTGGCACTCTGCAGTGGGTTGAGCTTGAAAAGCCCCACTGGGAACTGGTGGTGGATGAGGCAAAGTATGTGTTGATACCCGAGGCGGCAAACAGGGTATTGCAGGCTTTCTTGCAGCAAAATGCGGGCCGTAAAGTGGTGGTTACAGGTTACTGGCAAAATGACCCCAATATTTACATGCGGGGTCCCCTGTTGCGGGTGTTGAGGGTTTTTCCTGCAAACTAAAATAAAAAACATAAAAAAGGGAGGTGGTAGACCTCCCTTTTTATGACCCCGTAATACCGCACGATTCCGGCGGGAAACAGGTGCAATGCAATATATGTAATACATTTGTAATTCAAAAAGCAGTTCTTTATGCCCTCCAGCCAGTCTCAACATTAAATAGCCTGGCTGTTCTGGAACATGGCCAGGGCGCATTCCCGGCAGACCAGTTTGCCCCGGTAATGGATCACATCCGAAGCGTTGCCGCAGAACACGCAGGCGGGTTCATATTTCTTCAAAATGATTTTTTCGTTATCCACATAGATTTCCAGCGCGTCCTTTTCGTCGATGCCCAGAGTGCGCCGCAGCTCAATGGGGATAACCACCCGGCCCAGCTCGTCCACCTTCCGCACAATACCGGTCGATTTCATCTCAACCCCTCCTCCGTTTCGACATTTATCTACACAATCAATTAAATGTATACAAGTAAATGGTACCAAAGGTACCAGTAAAAGTCAACAGGTTGTCCGAAATTTTTTGGATATAATTGTATGGATAAGGCATTAATTGGCGAGAAGGCCGGGCCGGTGGAGAAAGCTGGAGGGGCAAAGACACCTGGCTTGACAAGCTTTGCCGGCAAAGTTTACAATATTTCTGGCAAAAAAGGCTAAAATCAAGAGCAAAAGGAAGTATGATGGCATTGGCAAAAAACAAATTTTACATCACCACGCCCATTTACTATCCCAGCGACCGGCTGCACATCGGGCATGCCTATTCTACCGTGGCCGCTGACAGCCTGGCCCGTTTTTACCGCCTTAAAGGGTACGATGTGTGGTTTTTGACCGGCTCGGACGAGCACGGGCAGAAGATTGAACGTACCGCCCGGGCCAATGAAAAGACACCGCTGGAATATGTGGACGCCATTGTGGCCACCTTCCAGCAGCTGTGGGAAAAGCTGGACATCAGCTACAATGACTTTATCCGCACCACCCAGGAGCGGCACAAGCAGGTGGTGCAGCGCATTTTTCAGCGCCTTTACGACAACGGGGACATCTACAAGGCCAGCTACCAGGGCTGGTACTGCACGCCCTGCGAGACCTTCTGGACCGAAAGCCGCCTTGTGGACGGCAAGTGCCCGGACTGCGGCCGGCCGGTGGAGCTCCTGCAGGAGGAGAGCTACTTCTTCCGCATGTCCAAGTATGCCGACCGCCTGCTGCAGTACATCGAGGAACACCCCGATTTCATCCAGCCCGTTTCCCGGCGCAATGAGATGACCAGCTTTATCAAGAGCGGGCTGGAGGATCTGTGCGTTTCCCGCACCACTTTTAACTGGGGCATTCCGGTGCCCTTTGATGAAAAACACGTCATCTACGTCTGGGTGGATGCGCTGACCAACTATGTGTCGGCCCTGGGATACGGAAGTGCGGACGACAGCCTGTACCAGAAGTTCTGGCCGGCCGACGTGCACCTGGTGGGCAAGGACATTGTCCGCTTCCACGCCGTGATCTGGCCCATCATTCTTATGGCCGCCGGTCTGCCCCTGCCCCGCCAGATTGTGGGGCACGGCTGGGTGCTGCTGGACAGCGGCAAGATGAGCAAGTCCAAGGGCAATGTGGTGGATCCGCTGCAGCTGGTGGAAAAATACGGCAGCGACGCCATCCGCTACTACCTGCTGCGTGAGATTCCCTTCGGCGCCGACGGCCTGTACTCCGAAGAAGCCCTGGTAAGCCGCATCAACCAGGATCTGGCCAACGACCTGGGCAACCTGATCAGCCGTACCATGGGCATGCTGGACAAGTACTTCGCCGGCGAGGTGCTGGCCCCGGGGGCCCTGGAAGGGCCGGATGAAGAGCTGATCGCCCTGGCCAAGGACACCCCCCTGCAGGTGGATGCGCTGATGGAGCGGCGGGAACTGACCGCGGCGGTGAGCGCCTTATGGAAACTGGTCTCCCGGGCCAACAAGTACGTGGATGAAACCGCCCCCTGGGCCCTGGCCAAAGATCCGGCCCGCCGGGAGCGGCTGGGCACCGTGCTGTACAACCTGGCCGAGACCCTGCGCTTTATCACCATCCTGTGCGGGCCGTTCATGCCCGGCCTGCCGGCCAAAGTGTGGGACCTTTTAGGCATAGCCGACCGGCCCGACCTGCACACCTGGCCGTCGCTCACCTGGGGCCTGCTGCCCTCCGGCATCCGGGTCAAACGCGGCCCGGCCATCTTCCCGCGCATAGACGCCACAGCCGCACTGGGTGTAGAAAACAGGTAACATTACATTATAAAATTTTATAAAATTGCGGATGTGCCTTGCCTTAAGCGAGCCCGTCTGGAGTACCGGCTGCAGCACCCGGCGAGGGCGCGGCAGTTGCGGTACCCCGGGTGGGGATAAAAACCGGTGATAGTCTGGCTGCGACTGTTTATCCTGAGCGAGCGACTTGCGTAGCATCGGTAACGGCACAGGCGCGGCAAGGTTTGCCGCACCCGCGGCGCGAAGTGGCGAGGCAAAAGTTGTGCCGCAGCTGATAGCGTTACTGAGGTGCTAAAAACCATACATAGAAAGGCAATGGGGATCATGCCGTATACGAGCGACGCGCCGGTGCGGCCCGCAGCCGCGCCGTAGTGCCGTCGATGCGGAGCATGGAGCGAGCGTGGATAACAGTCGCACAAGGATATTTTGTATATTTATCAAAACCCAAAATATAAATCTAAATCAGCACTGGAGACCATGATCATGTCCACAGATTCCCGACCAATGCTTATAGACACCCACGCCCACCTGGACGACCGCAAATTCGCCGCCGACCTGCCCGCTGTGCTGGAACGGGCCCGCCAGGCCGGTGTGGTGAAGATCATCAACGCCGCCTACGACCTGCCTTCCTGCCGGCGGGCAATCGCCCTGGCCGAGGAGCACGCCTTTATCTACGCCCTGGTGGGCATCCACCCCCACGATGCCGGGCGCCTGCCCGCCGACTACCTGGAGCAGCTGGCCGGTATGGCCGGGCACAAAAAGGTGCTGGCCATTGGCGAGATCGGCCTGGACTACTACCGCGATCTGTCGCCCCGGTCCGTGCAGCAGCAGGTCTTCCGCCAGCAGCTGGACCTGGCCCGCCGGCTGGACCTGCCCGTGGTCATTCACGACCGGGACGCCCACGGGGATATTTTGAGCATTTTGAAAAGCGACGGGGTGCCCCGGCGGGGTGGCATCATGCACTGTTTCAGCGGCAGTCTGGAAATGGCGCAGGAGTGCATGAAACTGGGCTTTTACATTTCCCTGGCCGGGCCGGTGACCTATCCCAACGCCCGGCGCCTGCAGGAGATTGCCGCCCGCCTGCCTTTAGAGCGCCTGTTAATTGAGACCGACTGCCCCTACCTGGCCCCCCAGGAGCACCGCGGCCAGCGCAACGAGCCGGCCTATGTGGCCCTGGTGGCGCAGGAAATCGCCCGCCTGCGGGGCATGGAGGTGGATGCCCTGGGCCGGGCGGTGGTGGCCAACGCGACGGCTTTGTTCGGGGAAATGTGAAACGCCCCGGGCTCCCGTTGAAATAAAGATATATCTTCAAGGAAAAACCCCGGCGGGTTCAGCCGGGGTTTTTTGTAGATTTATGGAAATAATAGCAACCAGTCTGGTATAATTTATTTAACCCACAGCGACGGGTTCGCCGGGTGCCGGTGGCCGGTCGGGTACTGCCCGGCGCGGCCCGGGAAACCTCCGGCTAATAATAAATCCGATGGGAGGAATGATGATGCCGGCAGTTTCACCCTCCAAAGACGGGCGTTACACCTATGGCGACTACCTGGGCTGGCAGGATGAAAAGCGCTGGGAGCTGATTGATGGGGTACCTTACCTGATGACTCCCTCTCCCGGTCGCCGGCACCAGGAAGTGTTATTCAAGCTGGGTATGGTGATAGCTGGTTACTTAAAAGGTAAACCCTGTCAGTTGTATATGGCCCCCCTGGATGTGCGCCTGCCCGAGCCCGGCCAGAGCGACCGGGAGGCGGTCAATGTGGTGCAGCCCGACCTTTTGGTGGTGTGCGACCCGGGCAAGCTGGACGAGCGGGGCTGTCTGGGCGCTCCCGACCTGGTGGTGGAAATTGTCTCCCCTTCCTCCGCCCGCCGCGACCTGGGACTGAAGTTCGACCTGTACGAGCGGTACGGCGTGGTGGAATACTGGATCGTATTCCCCCTGGATCGCACAGTGCATGTCTACCGCCGGGATGAGCAGGACCGCTACGCTCTGAGCGGCGAGTATACTCCTCCCGATGTGCTGACCACTCCCCTGCTGTCCGGCCTGGAAATTAATCTGGCGGAGGTTTTTGCTTGATTACACTGGCGCAGGTTTGAGCATAACAAACCCCCTGTTGGGGATATTGTCCCGCAACAGGGGGCTTTTCTATCAATAGCCTTTTTCTGCAGCTTTGTTCATGCATCAGGAATTTTCTCTATTATTTCCCGACGACCGACGCCCGGCCATCGACGACCGCTACATGGGCAGTCCGGTCCCCTGTTCCCGCTGGCGCAGGGCGATAAAATCTCTGGTTTCCTTGACCACCACGCCGCTTAAGGCCAAAAGGCCGATCAGGTTGGGCACCGCCATCAGGCCGTTTAACACGTCGGCCAGGTTCCACACCAGGGGCAGCTTGACCGTGGTGCCCACAAAGACCGCAATCACCCACAGCCAGCGGTAGGGCAGGAGCACCCGGCTGCCCAGCAGGTACTGGGCGCACTTCTCGCCGTAGTAGGCCCAGCCCAGCACAGTGGAGTAGGCGAACAGGATGATGCCAATGGCCACAATATATTTGCCCACACCGGGCAGGCCGGTTTCAAAAGCCAGGGTGGAGAGCTTGGCGCCGGTTTCGCCCGAGGTCCAGACATTGGTGATGGCCAGCACCAGGCCGGTGATGGAGCAAACCACAATGGTGTCCAGGAAGGTGCCGGTCATGGAGACCAGGGCCTGCCGGCCGGGGTGGTCGGTCTTGGCCGCAGCGGCGGCAATGGGCGCGCTGCCCAGACCGGCCTCGTTGGAGAAGACGCCCCGGGCCACTCCGTAGCGCAGCGCCATCATCACTGTGGCGCCGGCAAAACCGCCGGTCGCAGCGTGGCCGGTGAAGGCCGATTTCAGAATCAGAGCGATGGCGGCGGGCAGCAGGTTAATTTTCATAATGATAATAATAAGTCCACCCGCAATGTAGAAAACCGCCATAATGGGAACCAGAAAACCGGTTACCCGGCCGATGCTCTTGATCCCGCCGATGATCACCAGGGCGGTGAAGACGGCCAGCACCAGGCCGGTGATCCACATGGGCACGCCAAAGGTGCCGTGCATGGCTTCGGCCACCGAGTTGGACTGTACCATGTTGCCAATGCCAAAGCCGGCCAGAGCGCCAAACAGGGCGAACAGAGCGCCCAGCCATTTTAAACCCATGCCCCGGGCGATGAAGTACATGGGGCCGCCGGCCATTTCGCCGTTTTCGTCCACCACGCGGTATTTGACGGCTAAGATGGCCTCGGAATACTTGGTGGCCAGCCCCACCAGGGCGGTGACCCACATCCAGAAAACCGCGCCCGGTCCGCCCAGGGCTACGGCGGTGGCCACGCCGGCGATGTTACCCGTGCCGATGGTGGCGGCCAGGGCGGTCATCAGCGCCTGGAAGTGGCTGACATCACCCTGGGACTTCTGGTCCTGGTGGCGGGAAAAGGCCAGTTTCAGCGCGTAGGGCAGGGCGGTGAAGCTGTAAAAGCCCAGGCGCAGGGTGAGGAAGAGGCCTGTCCCCACCAGCAGCACCAGCATGGGCGGTCCCCAGACAATGCTGCCGGCCTTGTCCAAAAAAGCCATAATGGTTTCCATTTTTTTTCGACTCACTCCTTGGCTGAATTTTCAGGTGATCTGTACACCACAGGGGAGGCCCCCCCCCCGCACAGGCCCCTTTTCACCTCCTTCTCTTTGAAAAGTAAAAGCCGGCTTTTAATGCCGGGCTTTTTTACACATGGATCAGGAAACCGATTTGGAACAATCTCCGGACGGCGCCGGCCGGAGCTATCTGCGCCCAATCGCTGTTTTCAATTTTTTCGACATGATTATAACATGGTCGAGTTGACATGACAACTAGTTTTTTTACTATTCACAAAATATTGTATTAATAATTCAGTATACAAAATTTAGCCAATTTACCGGGGCTTTGTCTGCCGTTATATGGCATTTTTATCGCGCGGTTGATATAATGAAAAAAACCTGTGGATTGGCCGGTGTAGTGATTGGATACAGTGTGTTTGGCAATCAAATTTAAACAAACAAGGAGGGAGCTGGTTTGCAGCAAGCACAGGGTTTGATCATGGTTTTCACGGGCAACGGCAAGGGCAAGACCACGGCCGCGCTGGGTATGGCCGTGCGGGCCCGCGGGCAGGGCCTGCGCGTGCTGGTGCTGCAGTTCATCAAGGGCGGGCAGAGTTATGGTGAGCTGGAGGCGCTGGGGGCGCTGGGGATAGAGATCCGCCCGCTGGGCCTGGGGTTTGTGCGTAACGCTACGCCCGAGCAAATGGAGGAGCACCGGGCGGCGGCCCGGGCGGCGCTGGATGAGGTGCGGCGGGAGATGCTCTCCGGGCGGTGGGACATGCTGGTGCTGGACGAGATCAATTACGCGGTGCATTTCGGCCTGCTGGAGGAGCAGGATGTGCTGGCGCTTTTGGCTGCCAAACCGCCCGCCCTGCACCTGGTGCTCACGGGGCGCTACGCCCGCCCGGCGGTGGTGGAAAGGGCGGATCTGGTCAGCGAGATCCACGAGGTCAAGCATCCTTTCGCACGGGGCGTGCCGGCCCAAAAGGGTGTGGAGTTTTAGAAAACTACTTGGTGTGCTTATCGGCCACACTGGAGGCGGCGTAGGCGTCGGGCTTGATGCGGGCCCTAAAGCCGCTGCCCGTGACCATGCCCACCACTTCTTTGATCAGGTCGCGGGTTTCACCGTGTTTGCCCACGTCGATGTGGATTTCCACCGGCAGGTCATCCAAACCCATCTGGCTTAAGTACTGGGTGATCATATTGCCCACTTCCAGGCTGAGGGCGGTTTCGTAGAAAATTTTCTGGCGCAGGCTTTTGATTTTGCGCTGGTATTTCTTGCGGTAAAAATAGCGGGCGCCCTTGCCGGTGCGGTGGATGACCACGGCCGTGATGAAGCAGGTATCCTGTTTGACCTGGGAGTCCGAGCCGATGATCAGCCGGTAGGAAGACGAGGGTACCCCCTGGATGAAGCTGGTGATGTCCTGCATCATTTCCTCGAAGGTCAGCCGTCCCCGGCTGGGACTGGTGAAATACACGGCCCGCGCCTCCTTTTGCTACTGTTTACCGGCCACCGCTGCGGTTAAAGCGGCAAACTGCTCCATGCTCAGCATTTCCCCCCGCACATTATCCGGCAGGCCCAGGGCGCGCAGCTCCTGTTGCCATTGCTCACGGCTCAAAAAGGGTAATGCGGCAGCCAGGGCGTTGGCCAGGGTTTTGCGCCGCTGGGCGAAGGCACCCCGTACCAGGCGCTGGAAAAGTGCCTCGTCGGGCACCGGCACGGCGGGTGTTTCTCTTTTTTCCAGCCGCACTACGGCCGAGTCCACGCCGGGGCGGGGGATGAACACCGTGCGGGGCACTTTGAACATGTATTCCACCCGGGTGTAATACTGCACCATCACCGAGAGCGCGCCGTACTGTTTGTTGCCCGGCGGGGCGGCCAGGCGGTCGGCCACTTCGTCCTGCACCATGAGCACCAGGCGGCGGATGGGGTAGCCGCTTTCCAGCAGGTGGAACAAAAGCGGCGTGGTGATGTAATAGGGCAGGTTGGCCACTACGGTAAAGGGTACGCCGCCGGTTAAAGCGGCAAAGTCGGTGTGCAGGGCGTCGCCGTGCACCAGCTGCACATTGCCGGCGGCGGCCAGGTTTTCCTGCAGCACGGGTATGAGGTGCTGGTCTATCTCCACGGCGATAACCCGGCCGGCTTTTTGCGCCAGCCGGGCGGTCAAAACTCCCAGGCCGGGGCCGATTTCAACCACGGTGTCGGAAGGCGTGAGCCCGGCCGCGTCTACTATTTTTTGCACAATATTCTGGTCGACCAGGAAGTTTTGCCCCAGGCTTTTGCGCGCTTTAAGGCCATATTTCTGCATCAGCGCCTGCACGCGCGACGGGGCGGTCAGATCTCGCACAGCTTTCACCCCTGTTAACATTATATCCCGTACAGGGGGATTTCTTCTAGCATTAATGAAGTTAAATTTTGCGCA carries:
- a CDS encoding S8 family serine peptidase; translated protein: MLQRQLLVVFLTGVLLLLMLGTAAGQELDTGSGAQDGWVQGQVIVRFKNGMAPGTRALTAKRLSGLKEEKALFGGAMLMNTGLDVLQAVSVLQRDPAVEWVQPNYIYRLCDTSGGQVDPLLERQWALLDDDFGVGANQAWATTRGKDNVIVAILDTGVDYTHEDLRDSLWTGIGYDVIGADADAPLPDDDPMDVNGHGTHVAGIIAAALNNGRGGAGLAPGVRIMAVKVMDDRGVGTTESIVSGIEYAVQHGARIINLSLVTNEFDLTLYQTIKAHPGVLFVVAAGNGGEDGLGDNNDQTPSFPAGFCVNNTYGGKLYPALANVVSVAALNVQGQLAEFSNFGPSSVLMAAPGQDIWSTVPEYSGAGLALAVDGSYKAMYWGLGAEDLNDPSSGTSVDGAVYKSVIGAVYGFWQLTPQQTQQKPILVVDDDQGPGGEELGFSAEIPYLNALSTAGYVYELYPVPQGQDGPGVNSEVYSAVLWLTGHSLGSAEREGQGLPPVPNLTDNDLASLQYYLDSGGRLLLCGRDAGLLIEHSNFYLNYLKADFVRECGPGEAVSAVSGVEWPYTGESWSVLDGTYFTDVLRPRQGARVVLNALSWPWWQEDSPYASWDGTSMATPLVSAAAGLLFSVLDVQPDRAIAMLADTVRPLGSLAGKVRSGGTLNAAALLEAAKAENLLLTPQPADQAVDVSTTTAVTIRSNKLISKLDDRQITVYHNSVPVNGWTVSLDDTGRIVAFNNLVLTKGGRYEIKLAQGAVIDFAGQANGVCSFSFRTEDAIVSGGGSSSGGGAVTISQEVIASNAVQVQINGAAQQESLLDGKLVMFIPEGAMSRGTVVTVQQVAGTIATPAGCKAVSPVFELESSQPLAKPVRVSFKIMSRELPGEDLRACLVYRLSGNGVWLPVGGRYDRQNSAVVVELKSFSRYAVFVKELNFNDTVGQWAEKAVRLLAARGVVEGVAPGLFAPERPVTRAEMVVLLERLMGLSPVAAGEVQFKDVRPEDWFSGAVGAAVKAGYCTGYPDGSFRPDAGITRQELAVLLQRLAGFPQAPSGLPFADSNNVPNWARGAVGSVYMGGLMHGLPGNKFAPAELVTRAQAAVALLRLAEALGLFEETVTLSGTLQWVELEKPHWELVVDEAKYVLIPEAANRVLQAFLQQNAGRKVVVTGYWQNDPNIYMRGPLLRVLRVFPAN
- a CDS encoding AbrB/MazE/SpoVT family DNA-binding domain-containing protein, translated to MKSTGIVRKVDELGRVVIPIELRRTLGIDEKDALEIYVDNEKIILKKYEPACVFCGNASDVIHYRGKLVCRECALAMFQNSQAI
- the metG gene encoding methionine--tRNA ligase, encoding MALAKNKFYITTPIYYPSDRLHIGHAYSTVAADSLARFYRLKGYDVWFLTGSDEHGQKIERTARANEKTPLEYVDAIVATFQQLWEKLDISYNDFIRTTQERHKQVVQRIFQRLYDNGDIYKASYQGWYCTPCETFWTESRLVDGKCPDCGRPVELLQEESYFFRMSKYADRLLQYIEEHPDFIQPVSRRNEMTSFIKSGLEDLCVSRTTFNWGIPVPFDEKHVIYVWVDALTNYVSALGYGSADDSLYQKFWPADVHLVGKDIVRFHAVIWPIILMAAGLPLPRQIVGHGWVLLDSGKMSKSKGNVVDPLQLVEKYGSDAIRYYLLREIPFGADGLYSEEALVSRINQDLANDLGNLISRTMGMLDKYFAGEVLAPGALEGPDEELIALAKDTPLQVDALMERRELTAAVSALWKLVSRANKYVDETAPWALAKDPARRERLGTVLYNLAETLRFITILCGPFMPGLPAKVWDLLGIADRPDLHTWPSLTWGLLPSGIRVKRGPAIFPRIDATAALGVENR
- a CDS encoding TatD family hydrolase, translating into MLIDTHAHLDDRKFAADLPAVLERARQAGVVKIINAAYDLPSCRRAIALAEEHAFIYALVGIHPHDAGRLPADYLEQLAGMAGHKKVLAIGEIGLDYYRDLSPRSVQQQVFRQQLDLARRLDLPVVIHDRDAHGDILSILKSDGVPRRGGIMHCFSGSLEMAQECMKLGFYISLAGPVTYPNARRLQEIAARLPLERLLIETDCPYLAPQEHRGQRNEPAYVALVAQEIARLRGMEVDALGRAVVANATALFGEM
- a CDS encoding Uma2 family endonuclease, which translates into the protein MPAVSPSKDGRYTYGDYLGWQDEKRWELIDGVPYLMTPSPGRRHQEVLFKLGMVIAGYLKGKPCQLYMAPLDVRLPEPGQSDREAVNVVQPDLLVVCDPGKLDERGCLGAPDLVVEIVSPSSARRDLGLKFDLYERYGVVEYWIVFPLDRTVHVYRRDEQDRYALSGEYTPPDVLTTPLLSGLEINLAEVFA
- a CDS encoding alanine/glycine:cation symporter family protein, with translation METIMAFLDKAGSIVWGPPMLVLLVGTGLFLTLRLGFYSFTALPYALKLAFSRHQDQKSQGDVSHFQALMTALAATIGTGNIAGVATAVALGGPGAVFWMWVTALVGLATKYSEAILAVKYRVVDENGEMAGGPMYFIARGMGLKWLGALFALFGALAGFGIGNMVQSNSVAEAMHGTFGVPMWITGLVLAVFTALVIIGGIKSIGRVTGFLVPIMAVFYIAGGLIIIIMKINLLPAAIALILKSAFTGHAATGGFAGATVMMALRYGVARGVFSNEAGLGSAPIAAAAAKTDHPGRQALVSMTGTFLDTIVVCSITGLVLAITNVWTSGETGAKLSTLAFETGLPGVGKYIVAIGIILFAYSTVLGWAYYGEKCAQYLLGSRVLLPYRWLWVIAVFVGTTVKLPLVWNLADVLNGLMAVPNLIGLLALSGVVVKETRDFIALRQREQGTGLPM
- the cobO gene encoding cob(I)yrinic acid a,c-diamide adenosyltransferase — translated: MQQAQGLIMVFTGNGKGKTTAALGMAVRARGQGLRVLVLQFIKGGQSYGELEALGALGIEIRPLGLGFVRNATPEQMEEHRAAARAALDEVRREMLSGRWDMLVLDEINYAVHFGLLEEQDVLALLAAKPPALHLVLTGRYARPAVVERADLVSEIHEVKHPFARGVPAQKGVEF
- a CDS encoding ribonuclease H-like YkuK family protein, whose protein sequence is MYFTSPSRGRLTFEEMMQDITSFIQGVPSSSYRLIIGSDSQVKQDTCFITAVVIHRTGKGARYFYRKKYQRKIKSLRQKIFYETALSLEVGNMITQYLSQMGLDDLPVEIHIDVGKHGETRDLIKEVVGMVTGSGFRARIKPDAYAASSVADKHTK
- the rsmA gene encoding 16S rRNA (adenine(1518)-N(6)/adenine(1519)-N(6))-dimethyltransferase RsmA, coding for MRDLTAPSRVQALMQKYGLKARKSLGQNFLVDQNIVQKIVDAAGLTPSDTVVEIGPGLGVLTARLAQKAGRVIAVEIDQHLIPVLQENLAAAGNVQLVHGDALHTDFAALTGGVPFTVVANLPYYITTPLLFHLLESGYPIRRLVLMVQDEVADRLAAPPGNKQYGALSVMVQYYTRVEYMFKVPRTVFIPRPGVDSAVVRLEKRETPAVPVPDEALFQRLVRGAFAQRRKTLANALAAALPFLSREQWQQELRALGLPDNVRGEMLSMEQFAALTAAVAGKQ